Within the Saccharopolyspora gloriosae genome, the region GGTGGCGCGGTGGTCGAGGTCGGGTCGTGCTTCATTCCGACGTGCCACAGGTCGTGCCACAGCCGGTCCCACGGGCGCTTCGGGTCCGCCACCTCCCACACCGGGGTGCCCTCGTAGTGCGTCGGCAGCGAAGTGTCCACTGTGTCCACTCGGCGCACGGAGCCGAAGTGGTGGAGGAGGAACTCGCGGTCCGATCCCACGTAGATCGCGCTCCGGGTGCCGTCGGCGGTCTGCCGAACGGCCAGAACCCGCGGCTCGCGCTGTGGACCGCGACGTCGCCGTGGTGGCGCACCGCGCTCGCCACCCAGTAGTCCTCGTGATGACCGGCGCCCGGTGTTCCCGCGCGTTGCGCTCGACGATCGCGGTGAGTTCCGGCCAGCCCACACTGCCGGTGCCCACCAGGTCGAAGCGCGGGATGAGCGCGACCGGCAGCACCGGCAACGTCGCGAGGACCGCCACCAGCGCGGAAACCCCGTAGACCCGCGCGGACAGCCACCGCGCCCGAAACTCGACGGCTCCGACCGCGAACAGCAGCCCGTAGAAACCCGCCAGGTAGTACGGCCGCGATTCCGTCAGCGCCACCAGCCCGGTGACTCCGATGATCGTCCAGGCGAGGAAGCGGTACGGCCGCAGCGCCGGTGCGCGCAGCAGCCGCCAGAAACCGAGGCACAGCAGCACGCCGCCCGGAATTCCCGCGCACAGCACCACCGACGGGATCAACAACGGGCCGAAGGAGCTCTCCTGCTCGATCGCTTCGCTCATCGCGAGCTGCGGCCACCCGTGCGCCGCCTGCCACCACAACGTCGGCGCGGCGGTCAGCAGGGCCACCGCCGCGCCCGCCCACAGCAGCGGCGTGCGCAGCAGCGACCGCGGCCCGGCGCACAGCAGCACCACGCCCAGCACCAGCCAGAGGACCGGGATCAGCAGCTTGACCTGCATCGCGAGGGCCGTGCAGGCTCCGGCGGCGAACAGCGGCCAGTCCTGGCGAACGCCCTGATCGCGCATTCGCACCCAGCGGACCAGCAGCCACAGCACCACGGTCCACAGCACCGGGTCGAAGGAGACGGTCGCCAGCATGTGCCCGCCGCCCAGGGTCTGTCCGGCGACCGCCCACGCCCCGCCCGCCAGCAGCTGTGCCCGGCGATCACCGCCGAGCTCCCTCGCGAGCAAAGCCGTCACCACCACCCCCGCACCGGCGGCGACGGCGGGGAGCAACCGCAACGCGAGCAGCGAACCGGGGAAGACGGTGTCGGCTAGCAGCGCGATCAACGGCACCAGCGGCGGCTGGTCCACGTATCCCCAGTCCAAGTGGTGCCCGGCGGCGAGGAAGTACAACTCGTCGGCGTAATAGCCGTAGCGCCCGCTCGCGAGCAGCAGCACCGCGGTGACGGCCGTCGCGATCAGCAGCAGCGGGCCGGTGGCGAGCTCGGGCACCCCGGAGCGGGTCGGTGCCGCGACGGGCGGCGCGGCGGAACGTTCGGCGAGTGCGGTCGACATGACGACTTCCCAGGGCCGGTCGGGCGCGGACCGGCCCAGACTCCGGCGTGGGAGGCTGCACTCGCGTCGGCCTGAGCGTTGATTCCGGCCTCGCCGCAGGTCCCGCCCCGGTGGGACGCGGCGTCATCCCGCCGTCGCAGTCCGATCGACCGCGTCAGCGGGATCAGGCGGCGTCGGAGTGCGGCAGCGGCAGCACTGCCAGCACCCGCCACCCGCCTTCCGGCCGGGGGCCAGCGGTCAGGGTGCCGCCGTACAACGCGGCCCGCTCCCACATTCCGGCGAGCCCGCCGCCCGCGGAGATCACGTCAGCCGACTCCGGGGCCGTCGTCCCCGTCGTTCCGTCGTCGCAGATGTCGACCGTGACGACGCGGTCGTCGACGGTCACCCACACCACCGTCGCGCCGCCACCGTGCTTGAGCACGTTGGTCAGCGCTTCCTGCACGATCCGGTGCACCGCCAGGCCGAGACCCGTCGGCAACTCCTCGACGTTCCCCGTGAGTTCGAGCCGCACCGGCAGGTCGGGACGCCGCACGCCGTCGACCAGTTCGCGCAGGCTCGCCGCCGCGGGCTGCGGAGCCCACTGCCCCTCCTCCAGCGGATCCCGCAGCACGTCCAGCAGGCCGCGCAGTTCGGCGAGCGCCGTCCGGCCGGTGGTCCCGATCGCGCGGATCGCCCGGATGGCCTGCTCCGGATCGGCGCGCAGGGTGTAGGCCGCGCCGTCGGACTGCGCGATCATCACGGTGAGCGAGTGCGCGAGCACGTCGTGGATCTCGCGGGCGATGCGGTTGCGCTCCTCGGCGACGGCCAGCCGCGCCTGCCGATCGCGCTCGGACTTCGCTCGCCGCAAGCGTTCCTCCACCTCCCGCAGGTGCGCGCGGCGGGCGGCGACGACCTCGGCGAAGGCCCAGGCCAGCGCGGTCACCACCAGGTAGAACGACGTCCCCCACAACGCCGCGACGAAACGGCTCGGAATTCGGGAGCGGCCCGACGGTGACCAACGCGGCCAGCACGATCAGGTTGAGCCCCACCGCCAGCACGGCGCCCAACCTCCGCTTCCCGGTGGTGATCAGGCCGTACAACACCAGGAACGCGGCCACCTGTCCCGGGGTGTACTGCAGCTTCGCCCCCAGGACGAAGGTCGTTCCGAACGCCCCGGCGAGGACCCCGGCCGTGGCCGACGCCGGCGCCCGGCGGCGAATCGCGACCGGGCCGCACGCGAGCACTTCGATGAGGACCAGCACGGGCCACGGCACGCCGGGCACGATGGGTTCGGAGATCAGGAAGACGACGAACAACAGGCCCGCTGCGGCGCCGTCCAGCACCGCCGAGTGCTCTCGCGTCCACCCGCTCCGTTTCCGCACCGAACCAGCGTAGGCGCGGATCACCGCAGATTCGTCATCCTCGCGGCGCTTCCGCGTCCACCTGGAGTCGTAGGCGCGACCCCACTCGGGTAGTGCGGATCAGCTTGTGCGCGGGTGGGATTGCGCGTCGAAGTGGTCGCTGGTGCGGGACGCGATGTCCTCTTGGAGGGCCTTCTCCCGCTGCTTGGAGCGCAGGCGGGCGAGGATCCAGATGGTGATGCCGTGCGCCGCCGCCAGCACGAGCAGCAGCATGCCGATGCGGGTGATCACGACGTAGAACGGGTCGTCGCCACCTACCTTGACCGTGGACAGCAGGGCGACCACGCCGAGCGCCGTCAGGTGGAACAGGACGGTGACCAGTTGGTTCACCGAACCCGCGACCTTCCCGTCCGGGTAAGCCGCGGCCAGGTAGGTCGTGCCGTCGCGGCGCAGCAGCCAACCGTCGACGAAGACGAGCACGATGCCGATGATCAGGAAAGCGAGGGTGTGTCCGGTTTCCACGGGTATCACCGAATTCCGTTGTCGAGTGCGCGGTGCGCAGGTCCGTGCACTCGCCGGGTCCCCACCTTGATCTCCGCACAAACGATGTTCGCGGTTGTGCACTCGGACGGCCCAACGCGCGCCGGGGATTCGTCGCCTCGCCATCGGAGCAGTGACCACGCACGCAGGCCGCCGGCGGGTTCTCCGCGCAGTGCCGCTCGGCGGGGCCACTTGCGATGGCCCCCGCAGTTCACCCGGCCACCAACGCGGAACGACCGCAAAAGGGCTCCGTGACAGGATGGCCGCGATCACAGGCCCAGTTCGGGGAGGCAGGGGTGAGTTCGGCGGGCGAGCAGCAGCACTCGGCGGGTCCGCTGTCGGCTTCGGTCGCGCGGATGTGCACCGGGCTGCGCGCCCAGGTCTCCGAGCACACGGCGGCGGGCTTCGACGAGGTGCTGCGCCGGTTGTCGGCACCGCTGCAGGTGGCGGTGGTGGGCCGGATCAAGTCCGGCAAGTCGACCTTGGTGAACGCGCTGATCGGCAGGCGGGTCGCGCCGACCGATGTCGGCGAGTGCACCCGGCTGGTGACCCGCTTCCAGTACGGCACGGTCGATCGGGTCGAAGTGGTCTTCCACGACGGAACCAAGCAGGCCGTTCCGTTCGACGCCGACGGCGGAATCCCGAGCCGGCTCGGCGTGGAACCGGAGCAGGTGTCGCATCTGGAGGCGTACCTGACCAACGCCGTGCTGCGCGACCTCACCGTGATCGACACTCCCGGTCTCGGTTCGCTGGACGCCGACTCGGTGGCGCGGACCGAGCAGCTGCTCGGCGCCCGGGAGCCGAACGACGATCTCGATCCGGTGTCGCAGGGTGCGGTCGCCGGGCGGAGGCGGTGGTCTACGTGGTGACGCAGGCGGTGCGCGCCGACGACCAGCACGCGCTGAACGTGTTCACCGCGGCCACCGCGGGCCGGGAGGCCGGGCCGGTGAACGCGATCGCCGTGCTGAACAAGGCCGACACCGTCGAACCGGACTCGGTGCCCGGTTCCGACGGCGACGTGTGGCGGGCGGCGGCGGCGCTGGCCGCGGAGCAGGCGGCGCTGCTCGGGCCGCGGGTGGCGGAGGTGCTGCCGGTGATCGGGCTGCTCGCGGAGACCGCGGAGACCGGCGGGTTCACCTCCGCCGACGCCGAGGTGCTGCGCGCGTTGACCGAGCTGGACGAGGCGACCCGCCAGACGATGCTGATGTCCGCGGACCTGTTCACCAGTTGGGACTGCGAGATTCCCGAGCGCGACCGGTCCCGGCTGCTGGAGCGGCTGGACCTGTACGGGGTGCGGCGGGCGCTGGCGGAGCTCGACGCGGATTCGGCGATCACGGCGGGTGCGCTGCGCCGGGCGCTGCTGGAGTGCTCCGGGCTGGCGGGGGTGCTGAGCAGGCTGGACGAGGTGTTCCGGGCTCGCGCCGACGGGATCAAG harbors:
- a CDS encoding glycosyltransferase family 39 protein yields the protein MSTALAERSAAPPVAAPTRSGVPELATGPLLLIATAVTAVLLLASGRYGYYADELYFLAAGHHLDWGYVDQPPLVPLIALLADTVFPGSLLALRLLPAVAAGAGVVVTALLARELGGDRRAQLLAGGAWAVAGQTLGGGHMLATVSFDPVLWTVVLWLLVRWVRMRDQGVRQDWPLFAAGACTALAMQVKLLIPVLWLVLGVVLLCAGPRSLLRTPLLWAGAAVALLTAAPTLWWQAAHGWPQLAMSEAIEQESSFGPLLIPSVVLCAGIPGGVLLCLGFWRLLRAPALRPYRFLAWTIIGVTGLVALTESRPYYLAGFYGLLFAVGAVEFRARWLSARVYGVSALVAVLATLPVLPVALIPRFDLVGTGSVGWPELTAIVERNAREHRAPVITRTTGWRARCATTATSRSTARAAGSGRSADRRRHPERDLRGIGPRVPPPPLRLRAPSGHSGHFAADALRGHPGVGGGGPEAPVGPAVARPVARRNEARPDLDHRATGRGRSPVRVI
- a CDS encoding sensor histidine kinase, yielding MWGTSFYLVVTALAWAFAEVVAARRAHLREVEERLRRAKSERDRQARLAVAEERNRIAREIHDVLAHSLTVMIAQSDGAAYTLRADPEQAIRAIRAIGTTGRTALAELRGLLDVLRDPLEEGQWAPQPAAASLRELVDGVRRPDLPVRLELTGNVEELPTGLGLAVHRIVQEALTNVLKHGGGATVVWVTVDDRVVTVDICDDGTTGTTAPESADVISAGGGLAGMWERAALYGGTLTAGPRPEGGWRVLAVLPLPHSDAA